The Lactobacillus sp. CBA3605 genome contains a region encoding:
- a CDS encoding methionine ABC transporter ATP-binding protein: MATAIIELKDISVRFQNGGQPLSAVKDVNLQINKGDIYGIIGYSGAGKSTLVRVINLLQQPTKGTVIVNGQHLQQLSPVALRTARKKVGMIFQHFNLMNARTVLGNVEYPLLSQKLSKTDRQAKALRLLKLVGLADYAQTYPTKLSGGQKQRVAIARALANDPEVLISDEATSALDPKTTKSILSLLQQLNHDLGLTIVLITHEMQVIKHICHHVAVMDAGQIVERGRVAAVFTAPQAALTVDFVETSTNVKAAIERITKTIKLSELAVNQELMYFNFIGNATKQGIISQYSQELHLDVNILFANIDQIDGQNVGDMIAIITGDLVAFNAAIAKRTSDGVTTRLLTAQNVTEGATA, encoded by the coding sequence ATGGCAACAGCAATTATTGAATTAAAAGATATTTCGGTAAGGTTTCAAAATGGTGGGCAGCCTTTATCAGCCGTCAAGGACGTTAATTTGCAGATTAACAAGGGTGATATTTATGGCATTATTGGCTATTCCGGTGCCGGTAAAAGTACCTTGGTACGGGTGATTAACTTGCTACAGCAACCGACCAAAGGAACGGTAATCGTTAATGGTCAGCACCTGCAACAATTATCGCCGGTAGCTTTACGAACGGCTCGAAAAAAAGTTGGCATGATTTTTCAGCACTTTAATCTAATGAATGCGCGGACGGTGTTAGGCAATGTGGAATATCCCTTACTCAGTCAAAAGTTAAGCAAAACCGATCGCCAAGCGAAAGCTCTCCGCTTATTAAAGCTGGTCGGGTTAGCAGATTATGCGCAGACTTATCCGACTAAGCTATCGGGTGGTCAAAAGCAACGAGTCGCGATTGCCCGGGCTTTAGCTAATGACCCTGAAGTTCTGATTTCGGATGAAGCGACCAGTGCGTTAGACCCGAAGACGACTAAGTCGATTCTTTCATTACTGCAACAACTAAACCATGATTTAGGACTAACCATTGTGTTGATTACGCATGAAATGCAAGTCATTAAGCACATCTGTCATCATGTTGCGGTCATGGATGCCGGGCAAATTGTTGAACGGGGCCGAGTGGCGGCAGTCTTTACGGCGCCTCAAGCAGCGTTAACAGTTGATTTTGTGGAAACTTCGACTAATGTTAAAGCGGCGATTGAACGAATTACCAAAACGATTAAGCTGAGTGAGCTAGCGGTCAATCAAGAGTTAATGTATTTTAACTTTATCGGCAATGCGACTAAGCAAGGGATTATTTCGCAATATTCACAAGAATTGCATTTAGATGTCAATATTTTGTTTGCAAATATCGATCAAATTGATGGTCAGAATGTGGGAGATATGATTGCGATTATTACTGGTGATTTGGTGGCGTTTAATGCCGCAATTGCCAAGCGGACTAGTGACGGGGTCACGACACGACTTTTAACCGCACAAAATGTGACTGAGGGGGCGACGGCCTAA